The sequence below is a genomic window from Etheostoma cragini isolate CJK2018 chromosome 20, CSU_Ecrag_1.0, whole genome shotgun sequence.
actaaaaaagaagaaaaacaagcagtTAAGCAGctttgtgtaaattgtaatttgtcCACTTTTGTTGTAATCACCAGGTGGCAAGTATGTCCCCCGTGCAGTGCTGGTGGACCTGGAGCCAGGCACAATGGATTCTGTGAGGTCTGGTCCCTTTGGCCAAATCTTTAGACCAGACAACTTTGTCTTTGGTGagaatttaaatgtaaactatgtgtttgttttttctacttGGGTTGATCAAATTGCCATACTGTGATTAAGCATCAGCCCTCACTTTAAAGCCGTATATCTGTAAAGTAGTTTCAGTGTTTCTTTCAGTGTATGCACTGCTCACTGTGACTAAATTGTGTTAGACTTTGCAATTTTCATGTAGAACACCATCCATGAGGTTTTGACACCACAGCAGTGATAGATGTCTGTATTTGCATGTAACACAGGCCAGAGTGGAGCAGGTAATAACTGGGCTAAAGGCCACTACACTGAGGGAGCCGAGCTGGTGGACTCGGTCCTGGATGTGGTGAGAAAGGAGGCAGAGAGTTGCGACTGCCTCCAGGGCTTCCAGCTCACGCACTCCCTCGGAGGAGGCACTGGCTCCGGCATGGGCACGCTACTCATTAGCAAAATTCGAGAGGAGTATCCAGACCGCATCATGAACACTTTCAGCGTGGTGCCTTCACCCAaggttcataaaaaaaaaacattgaaatatttcaacatttaatatttgttcCTCAACATGCATCCCTGTGCTTCAATGCTGttacctcctcctccctttgtCTCCTCTTTCCCTTCACTCTCACTCCAGGTGTCAGACACAGTGGTGGAGCCATACAACGCCACCCTCTCAGTCCACCAGCTGGTCGAGAACACAGATGAGACCTACTGCATTGATAATGAGGCCTTGTATGACATCTGCTTCCGCACGCTGAAGCTCACCACGCCCACCTACGGTGACCTCAACCACTTGGTCTCAGCTACCATGAGCGGGGTAACCACCTGCCTGCGCTTCCCTGGCCAGCTTAACGCTGATTTGAGGAAACTGGCCGTCAACATGGTGCCCTTCCCCAGGCTGCACTTCTTCATGCCCGGCTTTGCCCCCCTGACCAGCCGGGGAAGCCAGCAGTACAGGTAAAGAGGCAGGATTTAGCTTTTTAGAGACTGTATCACACCttcatgttgtattttaaaatgtatttcaaattaATCCTAACTGAATTGGTTGTCTTTTTCCAGGGCATTGACAGTTCCTGAACTAACCCAGCAGATGTTTGATGCCAAGAACATGATGGCAGCCTGCGACCCGCGCCACGGACGCTACCTTACAGTCGCCGCCATCTTCCGGGGCCGCATGTCCATGAAGGAGGTGGACGAGCAGATGCTGAACGTgcagaacaaaaacagcagctACTTTGTGGAGTGGATCCCCAACAATGTCAAGACGGCTGTCTGCGACATCCCTCCCCGTGGCCTCAAGATGGCTGCCACCTTTATCGGCAACAGCACAGCCATTCAGGAGCTGTTCAAGCGCATCTCTGAGCAGTTCACTGCCATGTTCCGCCGAAAGGCCTTCCTCCACTGGTGAGTAAAAGATGACCGATGTCAGGACAGTTGGGAGACGTCCCTGCACTTGTGCTGTCTTGTTCTTACCCAGAGCTCATACACTAACATTTTCATGCATGAACGTCTTTTCATAACCCCAAATCTGTCATATTACAAAACACTTCAGCAATAGACTTAAGCTAATTTGTCAAAATGCATGTAAGTAAGTATTTAATTGTTTCAGGTACACGGGCGAGGGAATGGATGAAATGGAGTTCACTGAGGCTGAGAGCAACATGAATGACCTGGTGTCCGAGTACCAGCAATATCAGGACGCCACTGCTGAGGACGAGGGCGAGTTTGAGGAGGAAGGCGAAGAAGACATGGCCTAAACATCTACCATGACCTTTTTCTCACTATGCAACAGTTAGGAATTAGGTTAGTTTGGAATTATGGATAATTGACTTAAAATCAATCATTTggacaacaatttttttttttaattgcacaGCAACTCCAATGAAGGTTGTCAATTGATAACATTGAACTCATTGTAGGAATTCTCCAGCCTTGATTCATAAATGTTGTCCATTCTGTTTTCACACTACTTCTTCCTTTCTGATTAGGaatatgaatgtttttaacctctcctgtttcttctctgtttgGTGGGTATCACCTAAACGCCGCGCCAGGCAATAACATTTCTCATCCTATTTCAAAGTCCACAGACGACCGACTACCCATTATGACACAGAACAATATGACTCCTGGTTTTAAATCTCTATCCATATATAATTGACCTTATTTGTCTACTCAATGATCACCCTCTGTTAATAGTTAGCCCTTTTTATGCTCCAGgttttatgtgtatttgtgatAGAAGAGAATGTAACACTGACCAGTTCATGGCACTGATGGCTAAATTCCACACATATTTGGTTtaatttggtttggtttttgagTGTAATTCTTTATAATAATGTAGTAAATTCAATtagcaaaacaaaatacaccaTGCACTATAAATAGTGTCAGACACTGGCCACTGCTACATTATTCTTAGTGTGTTTGTACTGGGATGTTATTGGCATCAAAAGTATAGATGGACTTAATAAAGATCTGATGAATTGGTGCTATGCTGTGTGGTTACTTATGGCTTACTTATAACTTTGACTAAACTATTACAGATTTTTCATTACTCAAATTATAAAGCCTTTACACAGGTGTTCTCATGTATAAGCTTAATGAAACCTGCTCAATGATGTAAATCTGTTCAGCTTCAACCTGCCTACTGGGACAGTTACATTAAGACTTAATGTCCTTCCTGTTGGCAACATCCCGTGTCCAAATACTGTGATACTTAAGCTCATGGTGTCACACAAAATAAGATGATTCAGTGCATAGGTGAACATCTAAGTGGCAGATGGCTGTGAGACTGAGCAACGTGAAATCTCCGCAGGGAGCAGTAATGCCAAGCAAGTTGAATATAAATGCAACAAATTCCCAGCAAGATGTGGCCCATATTTTTCATATCTATATCTCTTACATGTATATGCATATGATACAATCCTTATTTCTATGCAAAATGTGTGATGGAAGCCTGTTATGCAAAT
It includes:
- the LOC117935947 gene encoding tubulin beta-4B chain, encoding MREIVHLQAGQCGNQIGAKFWEVISDEHGIDPSGTYHGDSDLQLERINVYYNEASGGKYVPRAVLVDLEPGTMDSVRSGPFGQIFRPDNFVFGQSGAGNNWAKGHYTEGAELVDSVLDVVRKEAESCDCLQGFQLTHSLGGGTGSGMGTLLISKIREEYPDRIMNTFSVVPSPKVSDTVVEPYNATLSVHQLVENTDETYCIDNEALYDICFRTLKLTTPTYGDLNHLVSATMSGVTTCLRFPGQLNADLRKLAVNMVPFPRLHFFMPGFAPLTSRGSQQYRALTVPELTQQMFDAKNMMAACDPRHGRYLTVAAIFRGRMSMKEVDEQMLNVQNKNSSYFVEWIPNNVKTAVCDIPPRGLKMAATFIGNSTAIQELFKRISEQFTAMFRRKAFLHWYTGEGMDEMEFTEAESNMNDLVSEYQQYQDATAEDEGEFEEEGEEDMA